The following are encoded in a window of Abditibacteriaceae bacterium genomic DNA:
- a CDS encoding phage minor head protein: protein MAIRPLNVRLQSLIIDHAVNVRGYTANVVRRMISVLNRADDGIFTELVRRMAYMDPDSFTMIRLDAMLASVRELNRDAYAAFDRDLRAELGAFTEIEIGFFQGMLGKAAPPVFPVAKVAIDQVYTAALARPFQGALLKDWMADQEAHKAKLIRRTVADGYTQNKTTDVIVRELRGTASKGFKDGIIETTRRSAEAVVRTSLSHYSAVTSERVYSQNFDLIKEYQWTSTLDTRTTPLCQIRDGLRYTAEENPKPIGHRYPWGSGPGMLHWNCRSTKTPITKSWKDLGVDIEEFSPTERASMDGTVPEKLTYEDWLRDQSAERQDEVLGPSRGKLFRDGELSLGEMYSARGEELTLEELRKKQASAFTRAGL, encoded by the coding sequence ATGGCGATCCGCCCGCTTAACGTTCGACTGCAATCGTTGATTATCGATCACGCAGTCAACGTGCGTGGCTATACCGCGAACGTCGTTCGTCGCATGATTTCAGTGTTGAATCGCGCCGACGATGGCATCTTTACCGAGCTTGTTCGTCGCATGGCTTACATGGACCCGGACTCGTTCACGATGATCCGCCTTGACGCCATGCTCGCATCCGTGCGGGAACTGAATCGGGATGCATACGCCGCATTCGACCGCGATCTACGGGCCGAGCTTGGCGCGTTCACGGAAATCGAGATAGGGTTCTTTCAGGGGATGCTCGGGAAAGCCGCGCCGCCCGTCTTCCCGGTCGCGAAAGTGGCAATCGATCAGGTCTACACCGCAGCGCTCGCGCGGCCCTTCCAAGGGGCTCTGCTAAAGGATTGGATGGCGGATCAGGAAGCGCACAAGGCGAAGCTGATTCGTCGCACTGTCGCCGATGGCTACACGCAGAACAAGACGACGGATGTCATCGTGCGTGAGCTTCGCGGAACCGCCTCGAAGGGGTTCAAGGATGGAATTATTGAGACGACTCGACGCTCTGCGGAAGCGGTCGTGCGAACGTCGCTTTCTCACTATTCGGCGGTTACTTCGGAGCGGGTTTACTCGCAGAACTTCGACCTGATTAAAGAGTATCAGTGGACATCGACGCTTGACACGCGCACGACGCCGCTATGTCAGATTCGCGATGGACTGCGATACACGGCGGAAGAAAATCCGAAGCCGATTGGACATCGCTATCCGTGGGGCTCCGGTCCCGGCATGTTGCATTGGAACTGTCGCAGCACGAAGACGCCTATTACAAAATCATGGAAAGATTTAGGCGTTGACATCGAGGAATTTTCTCCGACAGAACGCGCGTCGATGGATGGCACCGTTCCGGAAAAGTTGACCTATGAAGATTGGTTGCGCGATCAATCCGCAGAGCGTCAAGACGAAGTGCTAGGGCCGTCACGCGGTAAGCTTTTTCGCGATGGCGAACTAAGCCTAGGCGAAATGTATAGCGCACGCGGCGAAGAACTCACGTTAGAAGAACTGAGAAAGAAACAGGCGAGCGCGTTCACGCGTGCCGGGCTCTAA